One part of the Chryseobacterium sp. 7 genome encodes these proteins:
- a CDS encoding IS982 family transposase, with the protein MNNLDAIYNFILNELKKLISDENFYFKPIKPKLSDLEIVALNISAEYLSIDSEYQLFRHLSNSKLNGMIERSVYNRRKRKLFLHLERIRKLIVVRFNEIENVFIIDSMPLEICRNARAKRSKICKESEFSFPSRGYCASQSSYYYGYKLHAICSVSGVFQSFDISTASIHDIHFLQDIKHQINDCTLIGDRGYLSAQVQSDLFNYANIKLDTPMRINQKNYQKQKYIFRKSRKRIETLFSQLCDQFKIRSNYAKSFNGFKTRILSKITALTFIQFVNVFVFNRKMNNIKIALV; encoded by the coding sequence ATGAATAACCTAGATGCAATTTACAATTTTATTTTAAATGAATTAAAGAAGTTAATCTCAGATGAGAACTTTTATTTCAAACCAATTAAGCCAAAACTGTCTGATTTAGAGATTGTTGCTCTTAATATTTCTGCAGAATATTTATCGATAGATTCAGAATACCAGCTATTTAGACATCTGTCAAATTCAAAATTAAACGGAATGATCGAAAGAAGTGTTTACAACCGTAGAAAGAGGAAATTATTCCTGCATTTGGAAAGGATTCGAAAGCTTATAGTTGTTCGGTTTAATGAGATTGAAAACGTTTTTATTATTGACTCTATGCCTTTGGAAATTTGTAGAAATGCAAGAGCAAAACGCTCCAAAATTTGTAAAGAAAGTGAATTTTCATTTCCAAGTAGAGGTTATTGCGCTTCCCAGTCCAGTTATTATTACGGTTACAAACTGCATGCAATATGTTCTGTTTCCGGGGTTTTTCAAAGTTTTGACATTTCTACGGCAAGCATTCATGATATTCATTTTTTGCAGGATATAAAACATCAAATTAATGACTGTACATTGATCGGAGATCGAGGTTATTTGTCCGCTCAGGTACAATCTGACTTGTTCAATTATGCAAATATAAAACTGGATACACCAATGAGAATCAATCAAAAAAATTACCAAAAACAGAAATATATTTTCAGAAAATCGAGAAAGAGAATTGAGACCCTGTTTTCTCAACTTTGTGATCAATTTAAAATTAGAAGCAACTATGCAAAATCATTTAATGGCTTTAAGACAAGGATATTGAGCAAAATAACAGCACTAACTTTTATTCAATTTGTAAATGTTTTTGTCTTTAATAGAAAAATGAACAATATTAAAATTGCGTTAGTTTGA
- a CDS encoding JAB domain-containing protein, producing MNKLMEISVTYNTGNHEKIRINSHKKAYSLVIENWNMGTIEFQEECKVIMMNKGNFVLGIYNVSKGGIDSSVVDIRIILAVALKCNATQLILVHNHPSGNLKPSGSDQTITKNLKKACELLNVSLLDHLIITRNSFYSFNEENRF from the coding sequence ATGAATAAGTTAATGGAAATATCTGTTACATATAATACAGGCAATCATGAAAAGATAAGGATAAACAGCCATAAGAAAGCCTACAGTCTGGTTATTGAAAACTGGAACATGGGTACTATTGAATTTCAGGAAGAATGCAAGGTAATTATGATGAATAAAGGAAACTTTGTATTAGGCATATACAACGTCTCAAAAGGCGGTATAGACAGTTCAGTAGTAGACATAAGAATTATTCTGGCTGTAGCTCTTAAATGCAACGCTACTCAACTGATACTGGTACATAATCATCCTAGTGGAAATCTCAAACCCAGCGGTTCAGACCAAACAATAACCAAGAACTTAAAGAAAGCTTGCGAACTGCTGAATGTATCACTTTTAGACCATTTGATTATCACCAGGAACAGTTTTTATAGTTTTAATGAAGAGAATAGGTTTTAA
- a CDS encoding helix-turn-helix domain-containing protein → MEKSEIQIIVGKRIKELRIQKGITQVELVGRMRGEIDPTNISRMESGKTNITIYQLYRLSEGLEIPMKDFLDFELPKE, encoded by the coding sequence TTGGAAAAATCTGAGATTCAAATAATCGTAGGAAAAAGAATTAAGGAATTGAGAATACAAAAAGGTATTACTCAGGTTGAACTGGTAGGCAGAATGAGAGGTGAAATTGATCCTACTAATATTTCCAGAATGGAGTCCGGCAAAACTAATATTACAATTTATCAGCTATACAGACTTAGTGAAGGGTTAGAAATTCCAATGAAAGATTTCTTGGATTTTGAGCTTCCGAAAGAATAA
- a CDS encoding surface-adhesin E family protein, producing MKKLLFITALLLSISIFSQQGVDSIYIPQYDKSFDDQGFQYATTSVDGKRYYVKIDKSQKLFDKTIMSVDVWVKYNYTSKTKGKNGKSKKIDTGHYLEYMNFDCTGKTYTEGEILRYNSTGKLINRDERFSNITRRIVPGSVSEGLFEAVCRKTN from the coding sequence ATGAAAAAACTACTATTTATTACAGCTTTATTATTATCAATTTCAATATTCAGTCAACAGGGAGTAGATTCAATATATATTCCTCAATATGATAAATCGTTTGATGATCAGGGTTTTCAATATGCAACCACATCTGTAGATGGTAAAAGATATTATGTAAAGATTGACAAGTCCCAGAAGCTATTTGATAAGACTATTATGTCAGTAGATGTTTGGGTGAAGTATAACTATACTTCTAAAACAAAAGGTAAGAATGGAAAATCAAAGAAAATTGATACCGGGCATTACTTGGAATATATGAACTTTGATTGCACTGGAAAAACCTACACAGAGGGAGAAATATTACGGTATAACTCTACTGGAAAACTTATTAATCGAGATGAAAGGTTCTCGAATATTACACGAAGAATTGTACCAGGTTCAGTAAGTGAAGGGCTATTTGAAGCAGTTTGTCGTAAAACCAATTAA
- a CDS encoding DUF3987 domain-containing protein: MDRENEKKVEIAENADIAALADLAETHQFLPDCIYENLPEPLNEIIAQFTGRERDLIFLSSLGVLSCCMPKVFGIYDHRKYSPNLYLFFLAPPASGKGVMSWSKILIEPIHDKVLKDSKQAIIAYKKLEDKENVAKPELQVKEVPANTSGAKFYHHLEHSHDGLLIFDTEADSLSNMLKQEWGNFSDVMRKAFHHEKIAISRSIDDRFYQIKNPKLSIVLSGTPNQLKPLIDSKENGLFSRFIFYYFDDVLGWKDVSPNAEYVDYDELFSNASKEIYDLYFSLFNHKTHIEVKLTPEQWDKFQDRMIAATDILIKNKKTDFLSVVKRLGVIFFRICLILTVLRNKTNISINDPVTTEYICSDTDMNTAVELIKSLIDHSLFVFDLYNKNSAHLPMLERALHNNLPKTFSRAEGLVIAKDLGFAERTFADILNRWQKLSILRKVGHGKYEKLKLK, encoded by the coding sequence ATGGATAGAGAAAACGAAAAAAAAGTTGAAATTGCAGAAAATGCAGATATTGCAGCTTTGGCAGACTTGGCAGAAACTCATCAATTCTTGCCGGATTGTATCTATGAAAACTTGCCGGAACCTTTAAATGAAATCATTGCACAATTTACAGGCAGGGAAAGGGATCTTATATTCCTTTCCTCACTAGGAGTATTAAGTTGCTGCATGCCGAAAGTTTTTGGTATTTATGACCATAGAAAATATAGTCCTAATCTTTATTTATTCTTTTTAGCTCCTCCTGCAAGTGGAAAAGGTGTTATGAGCTGGTCTAAAATATTGATAGAACCTATTCATGATAAAGTACTGAAAGACAGCAAACAGGCTATAATCGCTTATAAGAAGCTGGAAGACAAAGAAAATGTAGCAAAACCTGAACTACAAGTGAAAGAAGTTCCAGCCAACACAAGTGGAGCCAAGTTTTATCATCATCTGGAACATTCTCATGATGGCTTACTTATTTTTGATACAGAAGCGGATTCCCTTTCCAATATGCTGAAACAAGAATGGGGAAATTTTTCAGATGTTATGCGCAAAGCATTCCACCACGAAAAAATTGCTATCAGCAGAAGTATAGATGACCGATTCTATCAGATTAAGAACCCTAAGTTATCCATTGTCTTATCTGGAACACCTAACCAGCTTAAGCCTTTAATAGATTCAAAAGAAAATGGGCTATTCAGTAGGTTTATATTTTATTACTTTGATGATGTCTTAGGTTGGAAAGATGTGTCGCCAAATGCTGAATATGTAGACTATGATGAGCTATTTTCAAATGCTTCGAAAGAAATCTATGATTTATACTTCAGCCTATTCAACCATAAAACACACATAGAGGTTAAGTTAACACCAGAACAGTGGGATAAATTCCAGGATAGAATGATAGCTGCAACAGATATTCTTATTAAAAATAAGAAAACAGATTTTCTTTCAGTGGTCAAGAGACTAGGGGTAATATTCTTTAGAATATGTCTGATACTTACAGTACTTAGAAACAAAACTAATATTTCAATAAATGATCCCGTAACAACGGAATACATATGTTCTGATACTGATATGAATACCGCAGTTGAATTAATAAAATCATTAATTGACCATTCGTTATTTGTTTTTGACCTGTACAATAAAAATAGTGCACATCTGCCAATGCTTGAAAGAGCTTTACATAATAACCTTCCTAAAACTTTTTCAAGAGCAGAAGGCTTAGTGATTGCTAAAGATTTAGGCTTTGCAGAAAGGACTTTTGCTGATATTTTAAACAGATGGCAAAAGCTTTCTATTCTAAGAAAGGTAGGCCATGGTAAATATGAAAAATTGAAATTGAAGTAA
- a CDS encoding helix-turn-helix domain-containing protein, which produces MNLSNQSSSNSTVQSADMFTEHILNFKQAAEFLSISLSALYKITHKKAITFYKPNGKLIYFKKSDLIKWMLSNEQKSQAEYAEDYLNTLKTKRNG; this is translated from the coding sequence ATGAATTTATCGAATCAAAGTAGTAGCAACAGTACTGTTCAAAGTGCAGATATGTTCACCGAACACATTCTAAACTTTAAACAAGCAGCTGAGTTCCTGAGTATTTCTCTTAGTGCTCTCTACAAAATCACGCACAAAAAAGCAATCACATTTTATAAACCGAATGGAAAACTAATCTATTTCAAAAAGTCTGATCTTATTAAATGGATGCTTTCCAATGAACAAAAATCCCAGGCAGAGTATGCAGAGGATTACCTTAACACATTAAAGACAAAAAGAAATGGATAG
- a CDS encoding thermonuclease family protein, protein MKRLMLLYILFPVFLFSQTTGKVIKISDGDTITLLLKGNQQKKIRLAEVDCPESGQAFGKNAKQFTSAQVFGKTVSFVETTTDRYGRSIAKVYYDDGKYLSKELIKAGMGWWYFSYSKDDSLGKIQQNAKSKKMGLWQDINAIAPWEYRKMKRDLRNNKKIETARTGTKVKAIA, encoded by the coding sequence ATGAAAAGATTAATGCTGCTGTACATCCTTTTTCCTGTATTCCTATTCTCACAGACTACCGGAAAAGTGATCAAAATTTCAGACGGAGATACCATTACTTTACTGTTAAAAGGCAATCAGCAAAAAAAGATCAGATTAGCTGAAGTGGATTGTCCCGAAAGTGGGCAGGCATTCGGTAAAAATGCCAAGCAGTTTACTTCTGCTCAGGTATTTGGAAAAACGGTAAGCTTTGTAGAAACCACTACAGACCGCTACGGAAGATCTATTGCTAAAGTGTATTATGATGATGGGAAATACCTTTCCAAAGAGCTTATTAAAGCAGGAATGGGATGGTGGTATTTTTCTTATTCTAAAGATGACTCTCTGGGTAAAATTCAGCAAAATGCCAAGAGTAAGAAGATGGGCTTATGGCAGGACATTAATGCCATAGCTCCCTGGGAATACCGCAAAATGAAACGCGATCTTAGAAACAATAAGAAAATAGAAACTGCTAGAACCGGAACAAAAGTAAAAGCAATAGCTTAA
- a CDS encoding sulfite exporter TauE/SafE family protein — protein sequence MGHWEIFLFFLIIAFVYSSVGFGGGSSYLAVLAMYNLPYQEIRLTALVCNIIVVVGGVFIYIKNKQIDWKKILPIAFVSVPMAYLGAVLKISQETFFLILGITLIVAALLLWIKTETKNEGEISENTKGSFIRNGFLGGGIGFLSGLVGIGGGIFLSPLLNLMKWDTPRKIAATSSVFILVNSISGIVGQLSGLSADMDYFRILSLCFAVFIGGQIGSRMSLKWNPLVIKRMTAVLVLVAGINVLIKYW from the coding sequence ATGGGACATTGGGAGATCTTTTTGTTTTTTTTAATTATTGCTTTTGTTTACTCTTCTGTAGGATTTGGAGGAGGATCCAGTTATCTTGCAGTATTGGCCATGTACAATCTTCCTTATCAGGAAATACGCTTAACAGCATTGGTCTGCAATATAATTGTAGTGGTAGGAGGTGTTTTTATTTATATCAAAAATAAACAGATCGATTGGAAAAAAATACTGCCAATCGCTTTCGTAAGTGTTCCCATGGCTTACCTGGGAGCTGTTTTGAAAATAAGCCAGGAAACTTTTTTTTTAATTCTGGGAATTACCTTAATTGTTGCTGCGCTTTTATTATGGATTAAAACAGAAACAAAAAATGAAGGAGAAATTTCAGAAAATACAAAAGGTTCTTTCATCAGAAACGGATTTTTGGGAGGAGGAATTGGTTTTTTATCAGGATTGGTAGGAATTGGCGGAGGAATCTTTCTTTCTCCACTGTTAAATCTGATGAAATGGGATACCCCACGAAAAATTGCAGCCACATCCAGTGTTTTTATCCTGGTTAATTCCATATCCGGAATTGTCGGGCAATTATCCGGTTTGTCTGCAGATATGGATTACTTCAGAATTCTGAGCTTATGCTTTGCTGTATTTATTGGAGGGCAGATAGGTTCCAGAATGTCTTTGAAATGGAATCCCTTAGTCATCAAAAGAATGACAGCTGTCTTGGTTTTGGTGGCAGGGATAAATGTTTTAATAAAATATTGGTAA
- a CDS encoding MoaD/ThiS family protein gives MKLTILAFGITKDIFGTSEKEIEIHEGAHVKALKELLEKDFPVLKSLKSYFIAIDDEYAEDDQIITVSNEIAIIPPVSGG, from the coding sequence ATGAAGCTTACAATACTGGCATTCGGAATAACTAAAGATATTTTCGGAACCTCAGAAAAAGAAATCGAAATACATGAAGGTGCACATGTAAAAGCACTCAAAGAACTTCTGGAAAAAGACTTTCCGGTACTGAAAAGCTTGAAATCTTACTTTATTGCCATTGATGATGAATATGCTGAGGATGACCAGATAATAACAGTCTCTAACGAAATAGCAATAATCCCTCCGGTAAGCGGCGGGTAA
- a CDS encoding molybdenum cofactor biosynthesis protein MoaE: protein MIDIQITENTLDLIICFTAASDAACGGMASFVGTVRNHTQGKIVTRLEYECYESMAVKEIRKIADKAISLFSVKNIVVHHRTGILYPGDAAIIIVVSDGHRNTVFDACSYMIENIKKTVPIWKKEIFEDGEEWVSAHP from the coding sequence ATGATAGATATACAAATAACAGAAAATACACTGGATCTCATCATCTGCTTTACTGCTGCTTCTGATGCCGCATGTGGAGGAATGGCATCATTTGTAGGAACAGTACGTAATCATACCCAAGGGAAAATTGTAACTCGTTTGGAGTATGAATGTTATGAATCTATGGCTGTTAAAGAAATAAGGAAAATAGCAGATAAGGCCATTTCTCTATTTTCCGTAAAGAATATTGTAGTTCATCACCGCACCGGAATTCTGTATCCTGGTGATGCAGCCATCATAATAGTAGTAAGTGACGGGCATAGAAATACCGTTTTTGATGCCTGCAGCTATATGATTGAAAACATCAAAAAAACAGTTCCGATCTGGAAGAAAGAAATTTTTGAAGACGGAGAAGAATGGGTTTCAGCACATCCGTAA